A single genomic interval of Argopecten irradians isolate NY chromosome 8, Ai_NY, whole genome shotgun sequence harbors:
- the LOC138330105 gene encoding tripartite motif-containing protein 2-like, translating into MAEGGPDQVSIPKDSNQSDSHLLECPICLEQLHQPRCLPCHHSLCQECLSTYITSEVSVKRNAATTFTCPVCRTLTHPIDKTEDNGKWAEQFPVDKVVIELIKTKSGSTERHYCTYCEKTKEKKVLAQFWCKTTQCLFCESCKLNHHDIIHTNCDGIDIRTSAGKLLPRTETLTKNCDKHNEKIDYFCFDHKVFGCSKCIIVGHRKCNDVATTEDYCSTLDRNSTLKETTTYLQEATDSLESAVKSLQQYLQSISDDKESALQSIDDMEKRFIQRMKEMKKEITDDLIAKYKVESDNLKVTSQKCERLKFAMKNTIQSTATARQRNDHMGTILLYQRGQTELDAWKDFVKDMKMTSSTVSLKHEAEFDGTRLNFGKIVVRKQQKQFTDVPDLTKPLSECELKEVRKVNIKMKSDWSDCYARGVIITPDGSIVVGDDNNQKLKLINTDGDVVDELKVDGRTWDLCLVDNTTVAAAIGNGVHVVTVTSSKLTLSNVINIGKTCHGITYRNGEFIVSSNTGVYRVTKDGKTQMLHRGTNTIPTLTQDHRTGTLFIPYYYNNPGSTAIGSLSTDNLHKDVMKVGVVSDAFGVDVDGEGNVYVCGCESNKVVQMSGDGTNVRELLTAASGISNPLAISVYGDKLVVTFMSDCNSISLFQFI; encoded by the coding sequence ATGGCAGAAGGTGGTCCCGATCAGGTATCGATCCCTAAAGACAGTAATCAGTCGGACTCGCACCTCCTGGAGTGCCCGATCTGTCTGGAACAGCTTCACCAGCCAAGATGTCTACCATGTCACCATTCTCTTTGTCAGGAATGTCTGAGTACTTACATCACCAGTGAGGTGTCGGTGAAGAGGAATGCGGCGACTACCTTTACGTGTCCTGTATGTAGAACACTTACTCACCCTATTGATAAAACTGAGGATAATGGGAAATGGGCCGAGCAGTTTCCTGTGGACAAAGTTGTCATTGAGTTGATAAAAACGAAGAGCGGTTCAACCGAAAGGCACTACTGTACGTACTGTGAAAAAACCAAAGAAAAGAAGGTTCTGGCTCAGTTCTGGTGTAAGACTACCCAATGTTTGTTTTGTGAGTCTTGTAAACTAAATCACCATGACATTATACACACCAACTGTGATGGTATAGATATACGAACTTCCGCTGGTAAACTCCTACCAAGAACAGAAACACTGACCAAGAATTGCGACAAACACAATGAGAAGATCGACTACTTTTGCTTCGACCACAAAGTTTTTGGCTGCAGCAAATGTATAATTGTTGGCCACAGGAAATGTAACGATGTAGCAACCACTGAAGACTACTGTAGTACATTGGACAGGAACTCAACACTCAAAGAAACGACTACCTATCTACAAGAGGCTACCGACTCCCTGGAATCGGCAGTAAAGAGCTTGCAGCAATATTTACAGAGCATCTCAGACGACAAGGAGTCGGCATTACAGAGCATCGACGATATGGAAAAACGGTTCATCCAACGAATGAAAGAAATGAAGAAAGAAATCACAGATGATTTGATAGCTAAGTACAAAGTAGAGAGTGACAATTTGAAGGTGACAAGTCAAAAGTGTGAACGACTGAAGTTCGCTATGAAGAATACAATTCAATCAACTGCTACAGCCCGGCAGCGGAACGACCACATGGGTACGATTTTATTGTACCAGAGAGGACAAACAGAGCTGGATGCTTGGAAAGATTTTGTCAAAGATATGAAAATGACGAGCTCTACCGTCAGTCTTAAACACGAAGCAGAATTTGATGGAACAAGACTGAACTTTGGTAAAATCGTCGTCCGGAAGCAACAGAAACAATTTACAGATGTCCCAGACCTAACCAAACCTTTATCAGAATGTGAACTAAAGGAAGTAAGAAAAGtgaacataaaaatgaaatcagaTTGGTCCGATTGTTATGCTCGTGGAGTTATTATCACTCCTGATGGCAGTATTGTTGTAGGAGATGATAACAATCAGAAGCTGAAATTAATCAACACTGACGGAGATGTTGTGGATGAGTTGAAGGTGGATGGAAGAACTTGGGATTTGTGTTTGGTAGACAACACAACTGTGGCAGCTGCGATAggtaatggtgtacatgtgGTGACAGTTACATCCTCTAAACTTACATTATCGAATGTAATAAACATTGGGAAAACATGTCACGGTATAACGTACAGAAATGGTGAGTTCATTGTGAGTTCAAATACAGGAGTGTACCGGGTGACAAAGGACGGTAAGACACAGATGTTACACAGAGGTACTAACACTATACCCACGTTAACCCAGGACCACCGTACCGGTACTCTCTTCATCCCTTATTACTACAACAACCCTGGTAGTACGGCTATCGGTAGTCTGTCTACTGACAATCTACACAAGGACGTGATGAAGGTCGGTGTAGTAAGTGACGCGTTTGGAGTGGACGTGGACGGGGAGGGTAACGTCTATGTCTGTGGATGTGAGTCAAACAAAGTGGTACAGATGTCTGGGGACGGGACAAACGTCAGGGAACTGTTAACGGCAGCGTCCGGTATCAGCAATCCACTAGCTATATCCGTATATGGTGATAAACTTGTGGTGACGTTTATGTCAGATTGCAATTCTATTAGCTTATTTCAGTTTATTTGA
- the LOC138330107 gene encoding E3 ubiquitin-protein ligase Midline-1-like: protein MAEGGLNQESVPKDGTQSDSHLLECPICLEQLHQPRCLPCHHSLCQECLSTYITSEVSGNRDTAATFTCPVCRTLTHPIDKTEDKDKWAEQFPVDKVATEMIQMKSGSTESHYCMFCEKAKDKKVLAHFWCKHTQCLFCESCKLNYHDIIHTNCDGIDIRTSAGTLPPRTGTLIKKCDKHNKKMHYFCVDHNSFGCSKCITVGHRKCNDVATTEDYCSTLDRNSTLKETTTYLREATDSLESAVKSFQQYLQSITDDKESALQSIDDMEERFIQQMKEMKKEITDDLIAKYKVESDNLKATSQKCERLKIAMQNTVESTATARQQNDHMGTILLYQRGHKELDAWKDIVKEMRMTSSIASLKHEAAFDRTSLNFGKIVVQKQQRPFTDVPSLTKPLSECELKEVRKVNIKMKSERSDCIARGVVITPDGSIVVGDDRNQKLKLFNTDGDVVDELKVNGIPYDLCLVDNTTVAAAIGNGVHVVTVTSSKLTISNVINIGKTCYGIMYRNEEFFVSTGGNEVHRVTKDGKTQMLHRGTNHTYTLSQDHRTGTLFIPYYNPTAGSTAIGSLSTDNLHKDVLKVNVVKAAYGVDVDGEGNVYVCGHGTHNVVQMSGDGTNVRELLTEADGIEQPEAISVYGDKLVLTRLGPDCNSIRLFQFI, encoded by the coding sequence ATGGCAGAAGGTGGTCTCAATCAGGAATCCGTCCCTAAAGATGGTACTCAGTCGGACTCACACCTCCTGGAGTGCCCGATCTGTCTGGAACAGCTTCACCAGCCAAGATGTCTTCCATGTCACCATTCTCTTTGTCAGGAATGTCTGAGTACTTACATCACCAGTGAGGTGTCGGGGAATAGGGATACGGCGGCTACGTTTACTTGTCCGGTATGTAGAACACTTACTCACCCTATTGATAAGACTGAGGATAAGGACAAATGGGCCGAGCAGTTTCCTGTAGACAAAGTTGCCACGGAGATGATACAAATGAAGAGCGGTTCAACAGAAAGTCACTACTGTATGTTTTGCGAAAAAGCTAAAGACAAGAAGGTTCTGGCTCATTTCTGGTGTAAACATACCCAATGTTTGTTTTGTGAGTCTTGTAAACTAAATTACCATGACATCATACACACCAACTGTGATGGTATAGATATAAGAACTTCCGCTGGTACACTCCCACCAAGGACAGGAACACTGATCAAGAAATGCGACAAACACAATAAGAAGATGCACTATTTTTGCGTCGACCACAATTCTTTCGGCTGCAGCAAATGTATAACAGTCGGTCATAGGAAATGCAACGATGTAGCAACCACTGAAGATTACTGTAGTACATTGGACAGGAACTCAACACTCAAAGAAACGACGACCTATCTACGAGAGGCTACTGACTCCCTGGAATCTGCGGTAAAGAGCTTCCAGCAATATTTACAGAGTATTACAGACGACAAGGAGTCGGCATTACAGAGCATCGACGATATGGAAGAACGGTTCATTCAACAAATGAAAGAAATGAAGAAAGAAATCACAGATGATTTGATAGCTAAGTACAAAGTGGAGAGTGACAATCTGAAGGCGACAAGTCAAAAGTGTGAACGACTGAAGATCGCTATGCAGAATACAGTGGAATCAACTGCTACAGCCCGGCAACAGAACGACCACATGGGTACGATTTTATTGTACCAGAGAGGACATAAAGAGCTGGATGCTTGGAAAGATATAGTCAAAGAGATGAGGATGACGAGCTCTATTGCCAGTCTTAAGCACGAAGCGGCATTTGATAGAACAAGTCTGAACTTTGGTAAAATCGTCGTCCAGAAGCAACAGAGACCATTTACAGATGTCCCAAGCCTAACCAAACCTTTATCAGAATGTGAACTAAAGGAAGTAAGAAAAGtgaacataaaaatgaaatcagaGCGGTCCGATTGTATTGCTCGTGGAGTTGTTATCACTCCTGACGGCAGTATTGTTGTAGGAGATGATAGAAATCAGAAGCTGAAATTATTCAACACTGACGGAGATGTCGTGGATGAGTTGAAGGTGAATGGAATACCTTATGATTTGTGTTTGGTAGACAACACTACTGTTGCAGCTGCGATAggtaatggtgtacatgtgGTGACAGTTACATCATCTAAACTTACAATATCGAATGTAATAAACATTGGGAAAACGTGTTACGGTATAATGTACAGAAATGAAGAGTTCTTCGTTAGTACAGGAGGTAACGAAGTGCACCGGGTGACAAAGGACGGTAAGACACAAATGTTACACAGAGGTACTAACCATACATACACGTTATCCCAGGACCACCGTACCGGGACTCTCTTCATCCCTTATTACAATCCCACTGCTGGCAGTACGGCCATCGGTAGTCTGTCTACTGACAATCTACACAAGGACGTGTTGAAGGTCAATGTAGTAAAGGCCGCGTATGGAGTGGACGTGGACGGGGAGGGTAACGTCTATGTATGTGGACATGGAACACACAACGTGGTCCAGATGTCTGGGGACGGGACAAACGTCAGGGAACTGTTAACGGAAGCGGATGGTATCGAACAACCAGAAGCTATATCCGTGTATGGTGATAAGCTTGTTTTGACTCGATTGGGTCCAGATTGCAATTCTATTCGCTTATTTCAGTTTATTTGA